In Candidatus Zixiibacteriota bacterium, a single window of DNA contains:
- a CDS encoding metallophosphoesterase family protein, protein MKVALISDVHGNLEALESVLRDMEKQGVEKIHFLGDSVGYGANPNECVRLIDKHCDIKLLGNHDYAAMGLESTENFNQLAQASIDWTQAEIKPKTITILSDFEMEAVFLDYYLVHSSPGHPEKWRYILNSEHAAVSFNDFSESICFVGHSHLPTYFELDSDGKVLQRTKEKLECDKNRRYIVNIGSVGQPRDNDPRAGYVIIETEISLIEYRRVEYNIKKTQEKMRKANLPDFLIDRLTSGV, encoded by the coding sequence ATGAAAGTCGCTTTGATATCGGATGTCCATGGAAACCTGGAGGCACTCGAAAGCGTCCTTCGTGACATGGAAAAACAGGGTGTTGAAAAAATACATTTTCTCGGTGATTCCGTTGGCTACGGGGCCAATCCCAACGAATGTGTCCGCCTGATCGACAAGCACTGCGATATCAAACTTCTGGGAAACCATGATTACGCCGCGATGGGATTGGAATCGACGGAGAATTTCAACCAGCTCGCTCAGGCTTCAATCGATTGGACCCAGGCGGAAATTAAACCGAAGACCATCACCATACTTTCGGACTTCGAAATGGAAGCGGTTTTTCTCGATTATTATCTTGTCCATTCATCACCGGGACATCCTGAAAAATGGCGATATATCTTGAACAGCGAACATGCCGCTGTCTCATTCAACGATTTTTCAGAATCAATCTGTTTCGTCGGGCACTCACATTTGCCGACTTATTTCGAATTGGATTCGGACGGCAAGGTTCTCCAGAGAACCAAAGAAAAGCTGGAATGTGATAAAAACCGACGTTACATAGTGAATATAGGTTCGGTCGGCCAACCGCGCGACAATGATCCCAGAGCCGGTTATGTTATTATCGAGACAGAGATTAGCCTGATTGAATACCGAAGGGTGGAATATAACATTAAAAAGACCCAGGAAAAAATGCGGAAAGCGAATCTACCCGATTTTCTTATTGATCGCCTGACCAGCGGCGTGTGA